One region of Malania oleifera isolate guangnan ecotype guangnan chromosome 6, ASM2987363v1, whole genome shotgun sequence genomic DNA includes:
- the LOC131158814 gene encoding uncharacterized protein LOC131158814 → MALVSALLEILRRPSIWDIWVDLILFVAPLWIAVLVGVLVGWAWKPSWANLGRDVLDFFGSIPSVSSLKWHFPSCSSCVGDDGVARESVSAPSAVSSDCSSLRLETEKPLLVNKNDFQHLSELVEVTDGGPAWIQMMDRSTPNMSYQAWRRDPETGPPQYRSRTVFEDATPELVRDFFWDDNFRFQGKWDDMLIYAETLEECATTGTMLVHWIRKFPFFCSDREYVIGRRIWESNRAYYCVTKGVPNSLPRRNKPRRVDLYYSSWCIRAVESKRGEGQLSACEVLLFHHEDMGIPWEIAKLGVRQGMWGAVKKIEPGLRAYQRERASGASLSRCAFMAQINTKVSADYLKSLETTTTTNTNTTPGDSSEVETLDSAEKPLGRNIPKLLVFGGAIVLACSLDKGLLTKAVIFGVARRFAKIGRRL, encoded by the exons ATGGCTCTGGTGTCGGCTTTGTTGGAGATCTTACGGAGACCTTCAATTTGGGATATTTGGGTGGATCTGATTTTATTCGTAGCTCCTCTCTGGATTGCGGTTCTTGTCGGAGTCTTGGTGGGATGGGCGTGGAAGCCGAGCTGGGCCAACTTAGGCAGAGATGTTTTGGACTTCTTTGGGTCGATTCCGAGTGTTAGTTCGCTCAAGTGGCATTTTCCCAGCTGTTCTTCTTGTGTCGGCGATGATGGGGTAGCGAGGGAGAGCGTCTCTGCGCCTTCCGCCGTCAGTTCTGATTGCAG TTCCTTGCGTCTTGAAACGGAAAAACctcttctcgtcaacaaaaatGATTTCCAGCACTTGAGCGAACTTGTGGAGGTCACAGACGGAGGCCCCGCTTGGATTCAGATGATGGATCGCTCTACCCCAAATATGAGCTATCAAGCTTGGCGGAGGGATCCTGAG ACTGGTCCTCCACAATATCGCAGTCGAACTGTTTTTGAGGATGCTACTCCTGAGTTGGTGAGGGATTTCTTTTGGGACGATAATTTTCGTTTTCAAGGGAAGTGGGATGACATGCTTATATATGCTGAGACTTTGGAGGAGTGTGCCACCACTGGAACTATGTTGGTTCACTGGATACGCAAG TTTCCCTTCTTCTGTAGCGACAGGGAATACGTGATAGGCCGCCGAATTTGGGAATCAAATCGAGCATATTACTGTGTGACAAAG GGAGTTCCCAACTCACTGCCGAGGCGCAACAAACCAAGACGTGTTGATTTGTATTATTCAAGTTGGTGCATCCGTGCAG TTGAATCGAAGAGAGGGGAGGGTCAGCTAAGTGCTTGTGAGGTGTTACTATTCCATCATGAAGACATGGGTATACCATGGGAAATTGCAAAGCTGGGAGTTCGGCAGGGTATGTGGGGAGCTGTCAAGAAGATTGAGCCTGGCTTACGTGCTTATCAGAGGGAAAGAGCATCCGGGGCATCACTTTCCCGCTGTGCTTTCATGGCTCAAATCAATACCAAAGTCAGTGCAGACTACCTAAAATCTTTGGAAACTACCACCACCACCAACACTAACACCACCCCCGGTGATTCATCTGAGGTCGAGACCCTTGATTCAGCAGAGAAGCCACTGGGAAGGAACATACCTAAGCTTCTAGTTTTTGGGGGTGCCATTGTCCTGGCTTGCAGCCTTGACAAGGGACTCTtgactaaagcagttatttttggGGTGGCCAGAAGGTTTGCAAAGATAGGAAGGAGGTTGTGA